The genomic window GTACTCTTTGGCGAAATAGGTAATGACGATATCCGCTCCCGCGCGTACGAAGCACGCGAGCAATTCGTCGATCGCGCGGTCCCCTTCGATCCAACCGTTGGCGATCGCCCCCTGCAGCATCGCGTATTCGCCGCTCACGTTGTACACCGCGATCGGTACGTCGAACGTGTCGCGCGCCTCGCGCACGATGTCCAAATACGGCAATCCCGGCTTGACCATGACGATATCCGCGCCTTCGTCGATATCGAGCGCGATTTCGCGCATCGCTTCGCGTGCGTTGGGCGGGTCCATCTGATAGGTACGCCGGTCGCCGAATTGCGGCGTCGAATCGGCGGCTTCGCGAAACGGCCCGTAGAATGCCGAGGCGTACTTCGCGCTGTACGCCATGATCGTGATATCGGTAAAGCCGTGCGCGTCGAGGGCGTGGCGAATCGCTTCGACGCGGCCGTCCATCATGTCGGACGGCGCGATGATATCGACGCCCGCCTGCGCGTACGTGACGGCGGCGCGTGCGAGCAGCTCGACCGTCGCATCGTTGTCGACGTTGCCCGCGGCGTCGATGATGCCGCAGTGCCCGTGGTCGGTGTATTCGCAATTGCAGAGGTCGGCGATTACGAGCATATCGGGCAATGCCGCTTTGATCGCGCGCACCGCTCGCTGGACGATGCCGTTCGGGTCGACGTTACCGGACGCAACCGCATCTTTGTGTTCGGGAATGCCGAAGAGCAGGACGCTATTGACGCCCAGCGCCGCGAGTTCGCGCGCTTCGGCGACCGCACCGTCCACGGTGAAGCGGCTGATTCCGGGCATCGATTGAAGCGGCCCCGCATCGCTTGGGCGCTCGACGATGAAGAGCGGTTGCACGAGGCGATCGACGCGTACGTGGTGTTCGCGGACGAGCGAACGCAAAGCGGGAGTGCGGCGCAGACGGCGTGGGCGAATCGGCATCATCGTTGGTGGAGTTGCTCCGAAATCAGGGTGACGAAGGCATCGATCGATGCTTCTTCGCAGATGGCGTCCGGGGTGAATCCCGCGGCGCTCGCGGCGCTCGCCGATTGCGGCCCCATCGCAGCAACGCGCGGGCGCTGCGTACGGTTGCGAAGTTCGGCGAGATACGGCTCCGCCGCCGCGACCGATCCGCTCGACGGGAACGCCAGCAGATCGGGCATGTTTTCGTGCTCGATTGATGAGGCTGCGGTGATCTCGATCACGGTGGCACCCCGTTCGCGCAGTGCGGCGGCGATGCGGCTGGGGCGATCTTGCGTGCGCGGCAAGAATACGAGCCTTCCGTGGAGCGTGGCCGGCGCGGCCGATCCGGCTTCCAGCATAGCGAGCAAATGCCGCCCCATTTCGGCGCCGATCGCCTCGGCTTCATCGAGCGAGCGTACGGTGCGTTCGAGCGCGTGACGGTAGACCGGGCCGTTCGGCACCGCATAGACACCGTCGACGTGGAGCGTCGAATCGTTTAATCGCGCGTGCACGCCGACCGGCGCATCGCAACCGGCCCGCAATTCGCGTAAGGCGGCACGTTCGCAACGGACGCAAAGCTCGGTGGCTTCGTCGTTGATCGCATCGCGGATGTGCGCCGTCAGCGCCTCTTCGCCGGAGCGCACCTCGACGGCCAACGCGCCTTGCGCCACCGCGGGCACGACGCTGCGGGGGTCGAACGGCACCGTGTGGGTGGCCCGTAGACGCAAACGATTCAGGCCCGCCATCGCGAGTACGATCGCATCGTATTCGCCGTCCCGCAGTTTGCGCAGACGGGTATCCACGTTGCCGCGAATATCGCGAAACTCGAGATCCGGGCGCAGCGCGGCCAGCTGCCAGCGCCGGCGCGGGCTGGAGGTGCCGACGATCGCGCCGCTCGGTAACGCTTCGAAGCTGGCGTACCGTTCGCTACAGAATGCGTCGCGCGCATCCTCGCGTTGCGAGAACGCCGCGAGTTGCAGATCGGGTTGAAGCTCGCTTGGAAGATCCTTGCACGAATGCACCGCGTAATCGGCGCGCCGGTCGCGCAGCGCGTGCTCTAATTCCTTGACGAAGACGTTGACGCTGCCGATCTCCGCCAGGGGCCGGTCTTGAACGCGGTCGCCGACCGTGCTGATCGAGAGAATCGAGGTCGCGATGCCGCGCTCGGCCAAGCGTGCCGCAACCCATTTGGTCTGCGTCATCGCCAGCGCGCTGGCGCGCGTCGCGCAGACGATGCTCGACGTACGCGTCGGCGGGGCGTCGCTGCGCAGATGTTCGATCGCGTGCTCCACTTCGTGCTCGGCGAGGATGGGGTTCATGCGCGCGAGTTCCTCGATGGGGCGCTCCGCAAACGCGCGCAACACGGCGGCTCGTTCCGATGGGTCGGGAGCGACGGCCTTAACGTACGCTCGTACCCGCGCGAGAGTCCGCGCGGCGGCCGCGTACTCCGGCCCGAAATGCGCTTCGATCTCGCGCGCGATGCGCTTGGAGAACGCCGGGGTGCTGCCGCCCGAATCGATCGAAAAGGTGAGATCGCCGACGCGCACGGTGGCAAGCATCGTAAAATCCGCTCGTTCGGGCGCGATGGCGTCGCACGCGAGAATGCCCTGCGCACGCGCGTCGCTCACGACCGCGGCGTTGACGGCTTCGCTATCGGTTGCCGCTATCACCAGGCGCGCGCCCGCCGTATCGCCGGGTGCGTAGGCGCGCTCCTCGCACGAGCCGCCGGTCTCGGTCGCCAACGCGCGCAGCCGGGCATCGATCTGCGGAGCGATGATGCGCGTCTGGAAGCCGGAGGCGATGAGCGCCTCGGCTTTTCGTAGGGCGACGTTACCACCGCCGATGATGAGGGCGTGGCGCCCGTCGGGCCGTAAGGCAATAGGGAGCATGGGCAGGACGCATGACTTCCGCACCGGCGCGCCAAAAACTGCACGCACACGTGGGAAGAACGATCGAACGCCCCGCCCGTGCGGCTTTTGTCGGTGCTCTGGTGGCGGCGTTGATCACGCTACCCGGCCTTGGCGCAGGCACGCTCTGGGATAATAGCGAGACGGCCTATGGCGAAGTGGCGCGCGAGGTGCTGGTTTACCATAGCTGGATCGTCATGCACCTCAACGGCGCGGCCTGGTTCGTACAGCCCCCGCTCTATTTCTGGATTGCCGCCCTATGCATGAAGCTTCTGGGGGTAACGTCGTTTGCGCTACGCTTGCCCGCCGCGCTGGCGACGATTTGCATGGGCGCCATGACCGGCTATGCCGTCTCGCGCCAGGTTGGGACGCGCGTCGGCATCTATGCCAGCGTGATCCTGTCGAGTTGCCTCATGCAAGCCGTCATCGGGCGCCTGGCGATCATGGACGCCCTGCTCGATCTGAGCGTCGCGCTCACGATTTTTTGGTGGTTTCGCAGCATCGAAGCGGGTGAAGACCGGTACTTCGTCTACGGATGGATCGCTGCCGGCTTCGGCTTCCTGGCAAAAGGGCTGGTCGCGCCGGTCGTCGCGCTGATGGTGATGGCTCCGTTTGTGGTTTGGAACGTTCGAGCCGAGCGCACGAGGTTACCCTCGCTGCGCGCGTGGGTGCTGGGCATCGGCGCGTGCGTCGCAATCTCCGCACCGTGGCTCGTCGCCATCGCGATCCATTCCGGTATCGGCGCGCTGATCGATCTGGTCGTGCACTACACGTTCGGGCGCTATACCGGCGTCATCGAAAATCAGGCCGGGCCGATCTGGTACTACCTCCCGGTGATGATCCTGGGATTTTTTCCGTGGATCGCGTTTCTGCCGATGGCGCTGGTCTACGGCGTGCAACAGCTCCGCGCGACTTCGGCCGGCGATCCGAGCGTGGCGCGGCTGTGGCGACTGGGCATCACCTGGATCGTCGTCCCGTTGGTGTTTTTCAGCTTCGCGCGGACCAAATTGCCGAATTACGTGGCGCTCGAATTTCCGGCGCTGGCGTTGGTGACGGCGCTGTACTTCGATGCGATGGTGCGGCGCGGCGTCTCTCGCGCCGCGATCGTCTCGGCTGCGACCGTGCCGATCTTCATCGGTATGATCGCGTTTGCGCTCTGGGCGTTCTCGCGAGACAACCGTTTTCCGCCGGATGCCTATAGTTTGGTTCCCGATCTCGCGAGCATGGGCGCGGCGATCTTCGTCGGCTCCGCGCTGAGCGCGGTGCTGTTCGCGCGCCGGGCCACGATGGGCATCGCACCGTACGCGCTCGTCGCGGCGACGCTGGTGGCGATGGACGTGCTTGCGCTCTTCGCGCTTCCGAAATCCGATCGGTTCAAACCGGTGCCGCAATTGGCAGCCATCATCGAACGCGATCGGCAACCCGGCGACGTCGTGGCGATCCAGAGCTATCGCGGCGCCAATTCGCTGGTGTTTTACACGCAGCCCGGCGTGCGGATTTTGGCGCCCGCCGGCATCGCGCCCAACGATGATGCCGCGAGCCCCCGCGCGGTCGTGTGCGCCGCGCCGCGCGTCTGGCTGGTCGCGCCTAAAGCGCGCCCGGCCTACGACCCGACCTACGGCCGGGACCGCCGCATCGTCGCGCAGTCCGGCAGCGCCGCCCTTTTCCTGATCGATGGACCACGCTGTGGAAATCCCAGGGGCGTCTAAGCCCGCTCTCTTATGGTTGGCGCGTGCCCGCACACCCTAAAGTGCTCGTCGTCGACGACGAACTGCATATTCGCGAGCTGGTCGCTTTTATATTGGAGGATTCCGGCTACGAGATCCGCGGCGTTCCCGACGGCTTCGAAGCGCTGCGGGTTTTAGAGACCTGGACGCCGGACGTAATTCTGCTGGATATCATGATGCCGAGGCTCGACGGCTTCGAACTCTTGCCGAAACTGCGCCAACTCACCGACGCGCCGGTGATCGTTCTGAGCGCTCGCGGCGACGTCCAGGATCGCGTCGCGGGCTTAGTGCGCGGCGCCGACGACTACGTCAGCAAGCCGTTCGACCCACGCGAACTCGAGGCGCGGATCGCCAAAGCGTTGCGCCGTCCAAAGTTGGCGGCGACGACGCTGTTGCGATACGCGGACCTCACGATGGATTTGGAGACGCACAGCGTTACCCGCGGTTCGCGCGCGATTCATCTCACACGACGCGAATTCGATTTACTGCAACGGCTGATGCGGTTTCCCCGGCGCGTTTTTTCGCGCGACGAACTGATCGAACACGTCTGGGGCTCCGATAGCAGCGTCGGTACCGGGGTCATCGAAACGTACGTTTCGTATCTGCGCGCCAAAATCGATAGCGGAACGTCCAACCCGCTGATCCGTACGCTGCGAGGTGTCGGTTACTCGCTGCGCGACGGATGAAATTCCGCCAGCTTCGCAACCGATTAACCTGGTGGTACGCGCTGCCGGTCATCGCGTTGGTTATCGCGATCGCGGTCGGCGGCGTCTCGATCCTCTTGCACGAAGCGGGACGCGGTATCCAAGAGCGCCTGCGCTTAGCCGCCCAAGACGTGGCGCGCCGCCCGGATCAAGTGCGCGAGCATTATGCGGGCGCGGCCGACCTCATCGTGATCGTGTTTCGTCGCGACGGGGCGGTGCTCTCGACGCAAACGATGCCGTCGTTCGATCGCGGAGGGCCGGGCGCATCGCGTCCGCAACAAGCGGGCTTCGCTGCCGGGTTCGTTCTCGCGCCGTTCGGCGTGCACCCTGTGGTGGTAGAGCGCAAGGGCTGGCGCATCGTCGTGCTGCCCAGGGTCGCGTGGCTCGCAAACATTCTCAAATGGTACGCGCTGGTCGCGGCGCTCGTCGTCCTGGCCGCTACGTGCGTGGCCTGGATCATCGCTCGGTACGTCTCCGCCAAAGCCGTCGCACCGCTGGTCGAAATGGCGAACGCGCTGGACCGTTTGGCGGGCGGTGAGTTTACCGTTGCGCCGATTCGTACCGACGACCGCAGCGAACTGGGGCATTTGGTTACGCTCTTCAACCATGCGGCCGATTCGATCGCGGTTTCGATGGAAGAGCGAAAGCGTTCGGAGGCGATGATGCGCCAGTTCGTGGCGGATGCCGGGCATCAGCTGCGAACGCCGCTCACCGTCATCCTCGGCTATGTCGATATCTTGGGCGCGCGCTCCGGCAACGCCGACCCGAAGATGATGCACGTGTTCGACGTGATGCATATCGAAGGCCAGCGCATGCGCCGGTTGATCGATCAACTCTTGACGCTCGCGCGAATGGACCGCGAAGAGGAACCGCGCGACGAACGCGTCCTGATGTCGAGCATGGTCGAATCGCTGCGCGACGAGTTTGCGTTTCGCCTCGACCCTCCCGACGTGCACGTCGCGATTGAAGACGATGCGGCGATCTCCGCGAATGCGGACGAGCTCTACGAAGCCCTCTACAACATTCTCGACAACGCGGTCAAGTATGGCGCCGGTGCGCCGATCGATGTGATCCTGCGACGAACGGGCGGCGATATCGCCATCGTTATCCAGGACCGCGGCCCGGGCATTCCGCCCGGCGAACGCGAGCGAATCTTCGATCGCTTCTATCGTGGAGAATCTTCGGAGGGTCTGGAAGGTACCGGCCTCGGCATGACGATCGCCCGCCGCGGCATCGAACGCGCGCACGGCACGATTTCGATCGAGAGCATGGAACCTCACGGCACGCGAGTCGTCGCGGCGTTCCCGATCGCGCTATAACAAAAACGAGGGCAGCGCGTTTGGCGCAACCCTCGCTTTTATGTTACGAAGCGTCGCTACTTGTAGCTGGCGACGTCCGCTTCTTTGACGGGAGAGGCTTTGTTCGTGCCGAGCGAACCGCGGATGTAGGTGATCACGTCGGCGATGTCCTTATTCGAGAGCTGCCCCTTCCAGGCGGGCATTTGCCCGTTGTAGGCGGTGCCTTCGACTTGGATCGATCCGTGCAGTCCGTCGAGCAAGATCCCGATGACCTTGTGCGGATCGCCGGTGACGACCGGATTGTTGGCGAGCGGCGGAATGGCACCGGGTTGGCCCAGGCCGGTTGCGGCGTGGCAACCGGAGCAGTTCGTTGCATAGACCTTCGAGCCGTTCGCGTCGGCCGGCGCGGCTGCTACCGTTGCGGGCGCCGCGGCGCCGCCGCCGGTACCCGTACCGGTGGTTGCGGCCTCCGCGGGCGCCGCGAGAATCTGCGCTTGGCTGAGCGACGGCGGTTGCTGCGCCTCTTTTGCCACGATCGAGTTTTGCCCGTAAATGGAGAGCGCGACGATCGCCGCGATCGAGATAAACGTGCCCCAAAGGATCGGGGCGCGCGAACCGTACGAGCGCGTCGTGCTGCGATCGAGCCACGGCAGTAAGAACACCACGACGACGAAGATCGTCGGAATGATGATCGCCGCGAACATTTCAACCCACGGCGCGTTGCCTAGGAAGATCGGGACGAAATTGAGCAGCCCGAAGAGCGAGAGGAAGTACCACGCCGGATAGGGCGTGAACGCGGAGTTGGTGGGGTCGGCCTTCGCGTCGAGGAACGGCGGAAGCACGAACGCGAGGAAGATCACGATCCCGAAGACGATCAGCGATGCGAACGCATCCATGAACATCTGGTCGGGCCAGAAACGTCCCGGTTTGAGCTTGCGCGGATCCTGCGCAACCGGGCCGGCGGGACCGTTGTGACGGAAGATTGCCAAGTGCGCGCCGACCAATGCGACCAATGCCGCGGGCATCAACCACACGTGTAGGCCGAAGAAACGGTTGATCGTGTTGGTGCCCATGACGTTGCCGCCTTGAGCGATGCTCTGCAAGATCGCGCCGCCCGGCGGCAACCCGGCGATGTTGAGCGAGACCTGCGAGGCGAAGTAGGCGTCCATATCCCACGGCAACAAGTAGCCGGTCAAGCCGAGTACCAGGGTTACGAGCAGCAGCAGCAGCCCGACGACCCACTGCAGTTCGCGCGGCGACTTATAGGCGCCCCAGATCAAGACTTGCAGCAAGTGCAAGAAGACCAGCGCGATCATCGCCGACGAACCCCAATAGTGGATGGACAGGATCATGTGTTCGAACGGGTTCAGATAGATCGCGCGGGTGGATTCCCATGCGGTCGCCGCCGATGGCGCGTAGAAGAACGTGAGAAAAATGCCGGTGACGATCTGCATGATCATCGCGAACATCGTCGCGCTGCCGAAAACGTACCAGTAACTCGCGCCACCGGGAATGTCTTCCACCAAGAAATCCTTCGCCATCGAGACGAAGCCGGTGCGCGACTCAATCCAGTTGAGCATCGATGCGATGATCCTTCCTTACGATGTGTACGAGATGACGATGCGGTCGGGCACCGTCGATTTATAGCGAATCCACATGATCTCGGCGGCGCCGCTCTGCTCGCGCAGCGGGAGCGGATCGAGACCGCGTGGTGCCGGCCCGGCGAGGTGTTCGCCATCGAGGGCAAATTGCGATCCGTGGCACGGGCATTCGAACTTATCCGCGCCGTCGTTCCAGGCGAAGCGGCAGCCGAGATGCGGACAGATCGGGCTGAAGATGACGAAGTCCAGATTTACCGCGTCGTAGCCGTCCACCGCGGCCGTGCTGCCCTTCTTGAAGAGGTTGGGGCGCTTGGCCTCAAACTTGGCCGGATCGACCTTGATGCCCCAAACGTACTCCTCGGACGACTGCTCGGGAAGGTACGAATCCTTCGCCTTGAGCTGAAAGGTCAGCTTGACCGGTTTCGCCGTTGCGGCCTGGAGCTGCTTAAGCTCGTCGGCCGTAAGCGGGGACCAGTTGCCCTTAGTCGTTTTGCTCGATGGGAGCAGCGACCCGACGATCGGGATCGCGAGGCCCAGGCCGATGACGCCGCCGATCACGAGTGTGGCGTTAGCCATAAACGTGCGCCGCGTCATCTCCTCGGGCGTGCCGGGGTCGTCGTAGGCGCTGTGGACCGAACGCTGGACGCCCTCTGAGGCATCCGCAGAATGCTTAGACAAAGCTCACTCTCTCCGGAAAGATGAATCGGATCCTTGTTTCCAATGGATTGTAAGCCCGCCCTCTTCCTAGGGGCGAGGACCTAACTCGGAGCGAGCAGACGGATGTCGCTTCGGAGCCCTACATCTTGTAGCTGTGGAGGCCGCTGATCCAGATATTGACGCCCAAATAACAGAAGATCGCGGTCGCGAACCCGAGGATGCTGACCCAGTTTGTCCGCAGCCCGCGCCAATTGTTGCGAGTGTGCAGATGCATGTACGCGAGATAGACGATCCAAGTCGCTAATGCCGCGGTCTCTTTGGGGTCCCACTGCCAGTAGGCGCCCCACGCTTCCTTCGCCCAGGCCGCCCCGGTGATGATGCCGATCGAGATCAGCGGCAATCCGATGGCGACGGCGCGATAGACGACGATGTCGAGTTGCGCGAGCGTCGGCAACGAGGTGAGCCAGGTCGCGGTGGGGTTGCCCATGGCGGCCGCGGCGGCAATTGCCGGCGTGTCGCGCGTGATCTTGGCCTGCTCGGTTCCGGAGTACGAAATGTTCGCATGAGCACCGGCGAAGTTCGCCGGCGTACCGGCGTCGCCGGCGGCGACGAGAGGCCCGGCCGGGCGCGAGCTGTAGTGGCGCTCCGCGTAGTATTTCACGAGATAGATGCACGAGAAGACGAACGCGACCAGAAACGCCGCATACGACGAAACGACGATCGGGACGTGGACCTTGGCCCAGTACGACTGCAGCGACGGTACGGCCGGCATCGTGCCTTCGTTCCAGGTGACGCCGTACGCGAGAAAAATCGCGGCCATCGCCAGCACGAATCCGCCCGCGAACCAGAGTTTGTAACGAATCGCGAAGCCGATGAAAATGGCGACCGACATCGCCGAAAAGAGCGAGAGCGAACCGTACAGATTCAGCAGCGGCCAAATATGCGTCAATTCGTAGCGCACGACCAACTGCGCGAACTGGGTAACGCAGCCGGCGATCGCGAGCGGAGCGCCCAAATTGCGCAGCCAGTCCTCGCGCGTAAAGAAGAACATCAAGAGCGCCAGCGCGCCGAGCGTGTAGCACGCCAGTGCCACGATCATCATCAGTTCGTCGACCGAAATATGTGAGCCCATCGTATTAATACGCCTCCGCGGGAGAGAAGTGAGCGCTGGGGCCGGGCGGCTCCATCGAACTCGTGAATTCCGCGATCAATTCGCGGAATTGGGTTTCAAAGATATCGTAGCCCTTTACGGTTGTAGCGGCTAGGCCGACCGTACAGGTTTGTGAATGAGCTTCCGCTTCGACGCGAACGTACAGGCGCGCGGGCAGGAAGTAGAACGAGATAATCAGGCCGGCGACGAGCACCAACGCGCCGATGCCGACCAAGGGGATGCCGGGATCGTAGCGATACTGAAAACCGCTGTACAGGACGTAACGGTTCGGGGTAATCTGCCAGCCGCGTCCTAGATCGATAGCGCTATGCAATGGGACCAGCGCGGCGCCCGCCGACGAGCCGCCCACGAAAAGGTTGAGTACGGTTGCCGGGTCGTTGACGCGCGGGTCCGCGGAGGGTTGCCCGCTTACGCGATCGACGGTCGGGACGAAGCGCGTGTATTCGATCGTGCTCTGCGTCCCGGGGATATCGATCGTGTCGCCTTCTTTTAACGTGCGATCCGAGAGCGATGCGACGCGCTTGCCGTCGTGCGTCACCAAGAAGCGCATTCCGAAACCGTAGCTCGACTGGTAGTACAGGGTCCCATCGACGTTGATGGGGTGGTTGACGCGGACCGTGTAGTTCTTCGGCACGCCGTTCTTGCCGGTGACCGTGACGTGCGAGACGTAGTCGATCGGTTGATAGACCATTCCGCTCTTGGTGGCGATCGGAGCGATCGTGTAGCGGAAGCTGTTGAGGTGGAAGATCGCGTGAGTCTGCGGAATTTCCGCGGTTTGGCCGGTGAGTATGGCCGCATCGCCGGAGAAGCCCTTGGCCCAGTAGATCGTCGTACCGGCCGCGATGATCACGAATCCGAGATGCGCGATCAACACTCCGCGGCGCGCCCAATTGTGCTTATCCGCAAAGCCCCACTCGACGCCGTCGAATTCGCGATTGCGAATATGCCAACCACGGTTACGAAAAAACGCCTCGACCTTCGCGCGGACGCCGGCTTCGTCGCCGCGCACGCTCACCGAAGCGTTGAGCGGGATCTTGTCGATTTTCACCGGCCGTAGGGGTGGAAGCCGGGCCGGGATCACTCGCTTGAACGTGCAAACGGCAAGCGAGAGCAAGATCAATCCGATGATGCCGACGTACCACGGCGAGTGATAGATATTATCGAAGCCCAGGCGGATCAGGGCTCGAGCGATCGGGGCGGGATACGCGCTGAAATAGGTGCTCGCGTCTTTGCCTTGGTCGACCACGACGCCGATGATCGTAAAGACGCCCCACACCAAGAACAGCAAGACGGCGAATAAGACGTTACCGAAGGTGCGTACGACGTTATCGTAGGCGGCATCGAGCGATGAGCGAGTTGCGATCACGACATCTCCAGGCTAGGCGGAAGCTTCAGCGCGTCGCCACGACTTCTCAAGCACGATGATAATCCAAATGGAAACTTCGTACAGAACGTACATGGGGAAAGCAAGCAAGGCCATGGTTAGCGGGTTGCCATCGGGCGCGGCGATTCCGGCGGCGATGACCATTGCGAAAAGTGCGTGGCGTCGGTATTTGCTCAGAAAGGCCGCGCTCACGATCCCCAGCCGCGCGAGACCGATCAAGACGATCGGCAGTTGAAAGATCAGTGCGAAGAGCGCGAGCAGAATCAGCAAGAAATTGAGCGTTTCGCTAACTCCGAAGGTCGGCGTCGCGATCGCATCCGTAATGCTCACCAGCGCCGCGATCACGCGTGGAATGACGATGAAATGCGCGAAGGCTAAGCCCAGCGCCGCCAGAAAAAACGAAGGCGCGATAAACGCGTAGACCATCCGCCGGGTGCGCGGGTGCACGGCCGGCACCACGAACATCCAGAGCTGGTATAAGAGCATCGGAAGGCCGACGATGATGCCGCCGATCACCGAAAATTTGATCTCGATGAAGATGACGTCGGCCGGGCCGAACGCGTGGAGCGTGATGCCGTGAAAATACGCGTTCACCATCCATTTGATGATGAATTGCGAGGGATAGAAGAGCACGAGCGCGATGACGCCGACGGTTCCGATCGCGATCAATAGACGGTTACGGAGCTCCCCGAGGTGCTCCGTAAACGACATCTCCTTCTGATCCCAAGCGTGCGGCTCGGTGACGGTATCCTGCAATTAGGCGCTCGGCGTGCCCTTGCCGGCGGTCGGCTGCGGGACCGCTTCGCCGGACATGCTTCCGGCCTCGACGTTGCTCATCGGATCCGCCGCGGCGGTCTGGGCCGCCATACGGGAACGGGCTTCTTCGCGGGCCTTCGCGGTCGCTTCATCGGCCTCGATCTGCCCCATCATGAATTCTTTCTTCGCCTGCCCGGCGCTGCGCGCCAGCTTCGGAAGCTTGTCGGCTCCGAAGAGCACGGCGCCCACCACCAAGATACCGATAATGATCGGCGCATCGATGATGGCAAAGAGTGGGTGGATGGACATAGGTGGTTATCTCCTCTCCCTACTCAAACGAGCAGGGCATCGGCAAGGTTCGCCAAGCTCTCTTTCGACACGCCTTCCCGAAGAGGCTGCAGCGCCGCCTTAGCGCGCACTACATACTCGCCGATCCGTTCGCGGGTAGCTTCGAGGCCACCCTGGCCGTCGATAGCGCGAATCATGCTACCGATCATCGCGCCGTTCTCGCTCCCGGCATAGAAACGCTCGATCGTCGAACGAAAGTTGCGATCGCCGCGCCCCAGCGCCAAAATCAAGGGAATCGTCATCTTACGCTCGGTAAGGTCGTTGCCGACCGGCTTGCCGACCGTCAGCTCGTCCGCGGTCATATCGAGCAAGTCGTCGTTCATCTGGAACGCGATCCCGTAGAGCTCGCCGAAGGCGTGCAGCGCGGCGATCTCCTCGCTCGAACCGCCGCCCATGATCGCCCCGCATTGCGCCGAAGCCGCGAACAGCGATGCCGTTTTCTTGCGCGCGACCTCCACGTAGCCGTTCAGGCCGAGATCGAAGTTGCCGAGCGCGCGAAGCTGCAGCACCTCGCCGTCGCAAATATCGGCCAGCGTCGACGAGAGTATGTTCGGCACCGGATGCGGGTAGTTTGCCGTGACGTTCTTGAATATCCACGCAAAGAGGTAATCGCCCGCGAGCACGCTGACGCGATTGCCGTAATCGATGGCGGTTGCGTTTACGCCGCGTCGCGTCTTCGCATTGTCGACGACGTCGTCGTGGATCAGCGTCGCAACGTGGATCAATTCCATGTATGCAGCCAAGTGCAGATGCTCCGCTGCATCCCCACCGCAGGCTTGCGCGGAGAGCAGCGTCACGCGGGGGCGCAAGCGCTTTCCCCCGGCCGCCAGCATGCGTTTTACCGCTTCGGTAATGATCGCGTTGTCGGTCGAAAACGACGACGCGAAGAATGCTTCCACGAGCGCGTAGAGGTTCGATTCGCTCTCAAGAGCCCCGTGCATCATGGATTCGTTCCATAGTGGATGGCGATCGAACCGCCCATCAACCGCACGTAGCCGCTCTGCGCGAATCCGACGCGTTCGAACCGCTCGCGGAGCGCGTCCGCATTGGGATGATGCGTGAGCGAATTGGGCAGATAGGTGTAGGCGCGTTTCGACCCGCCGATGATGCCGCCGATCAACGGCACGAGGCCGTAGAAATACAGATCGAATGCCCGTTTGAAGAGCGGGTTGGGCGCCTTGC from Candidatus Dormiibacterota bacterium includes these protein-coding regions:
- a CDS encoding HAMP domain-containing sensor histidine kinase, giving the protein MKFRQLRNRLTWWYALPVIALVIAIAVGGVSILLHEAGRGIQERLRLAAQDVARRPDQVREHYAGAADLIVIVFRRDGAVLSTQTMPSFDRGGPGASRPQQAGFAAGFVLAPFGVHPVVVERKGWRIVVLPRVAWLANILKWYALVAALVVLAATCVAWIIARYVSAKAVAPLVEMANALDRLAGGEFTVAPIRTDDRSELGHLVTLFNHAADSIAVSMEERKRSEAMMRQFVADAGHQLRTPLTVILGYVDILGARSGNADPKMMHVFDVMHIEGQRMRRLIDQLLTLARMDREEEPRDERVLMSSMVESLRDEFAFRLDPPDVHVAIEDDAAISANADELYEALYNILDNAVKYGAGAPIDVILRRTGGDIAIVIQDRGPGIPPGERERIFDRFYRGESSEGLEGTGLGMTIARRGIERAHGTISIESMEPHGTRVVAAFPIAL
- a CDS encoding cytochrome b N-terminal domain-containing protein encodes the protein MLNWIESRTGFVSMAKDFLVEDIPGGASYWYVFGSATMFAMIMQIVTGIFLTFFYAPSAATAWESTRAIYLNPFEHMILSIHYWGSSAMIALVFLHLLQVLIWGAYKSPRELQWVVGLLLLLVTLVLGLTGYLLPWDMDAYFASQVSLNIAGLPPGGAILQSIAQGGNVMGTNTINRFFGLHVWLMPAALVALVGAHLAIFRHNGPAGPVAQDPRKLKPGRFWPDQMFMDAFASLIVFGIVIFLAFVLPPFLDAKADPTNSAFTPYPAWYFLSLFGLLNFVPIFLGNAPWVEMFAAIIIPTIFVVVVFLLPWLDRSTTRSYGSRAPILWGTFISIAAIVALSIYGQNSIVAKEAQQPPSLSQAQILAAPAEAATTGTGTGGGAAAPATVAAAPADANGSKVYATNCSGCHAATGLGQPGAIPPLANNPVVTGDPHKVIGILLDGLHGSIQVEGTAYNGQMPAWKGQLSNKDIADVITYIRGSLGTNKASPVKEADVASYK
- a CDS encoding ubiquinol-cytochrome c reductase iron-sulfur subunit; this translates as MSKHSADASEGVQRSVHSAYDDPGTPEEMTRRTFMANATLVIGGVIGLGLAIPIVGSLLPSSKTTKGNWSPLTADELKQLQAATAKPVKLTFQLKAKDSYLPEQSSEEYVWGIKVDPAKFEAKRPNLFKKGSTAAVDGYDAVNLDFVIFSPICPHLGCRFAWNDGADKFECPCHGSQFALDGEHLAGPAPRGLDPLPLREQSGAAEIMWIRYKSTVPDRIVISYTS
- the ccsB gene encoding c-type cytochrome biogenesis protein CcsB, whose product is MGSHISVDELMMIVALACYTLGALALLMFFFTREDWLRNLGAPLAIAGCVTQFAQLVVRYELTHIWPLLNLYGSLSLFSAMSVAIFIGFAIRYKLWFAGGFVLAMAAIFLAYGVTWNEGTMPAVPSLQSYWAKVHVPIVVSSYAAFLVAFVFSCIYLVKYYAERHYSSRPAGPLVAAGDAGTPANFAGAHANISYSGTEQAKITRDTPAIAAAAAMGNPTATWLTSLPTLAQLDIVVYRAVAIGLPLISIGIITGAAWAKEAWGAYWQWDPKETAALATWIVYLAYMHLHTRNNWRGLRTNWVSILGFATAIFCYLGVNIWISGLHSYKM
- a CDS encoding cytochrome c biogenesis protein ResB; this translates as MIATRSSLDAAYDNVVRTFGNVLFAVLLFLVWGVFTIIGVVVDQGKDASTYFSAYPAPIARALIRLGFDNIYHSPWYVGIIGLILLSLAVCTFKRVIPARLPPLRPVKIDKIPLNASVSVRGDEAGVRAKVEAFFRNRGWHIRNREFDGVEWGFADKHNWARRGVLIAHLGFVIIAAGTTIYWAKGFSGDAAILTGQTAEIPQTHAIFHLNSFRYTIAPIATKSGMVYQPIDYVSHVTVTGKNGVPKNYTVRVNHPINVDGTLYYQSSYGFGMRFLVTHDGKRVASLSDRTLKEGDTIDIPGTQSTIEYTRFVPTVDRVSGQPSADPRVNDPATVLNLFVGGSSAGAALVPLHSAIDLGRGWQITPNRYVLYSGFQYRYDPGIPLVGIGALVLVAGLIISFYFLPARLYVRVEAEAHSQTCTVGLAATTVKGYDIFETQFRELIAEFTSSMEPPGPSAHFSPAEAY